The Pyxidicoccus trucidator genome segment AGGAGGAAGCGGTCGCCCAGGTGACGCTCCCAGGAAACCAGCGCGTCATGGCCGGGGTTGGGCGAGACGCCCGCGGCCCCTGCTCGCCGCTGGGAGTAGAAGCGCCACACCCGCAGCGGATCCTTCGCGAAGCCCTCGGGCGAGGCCACCTGCTCCACGGGCTGGTCCTCCCAGAGCCCGTTCATTCCTCGGAAGGTCGGGACTCCGCTCTCGGCGGAGACGCCCGCGCCGGTGAGGACGAGCAGCCAGGTATTCGAATCGAGAAGGAGCGTTTCCACGGTGCCTCCTGTGCGGCGTGGGATTCAGGATATGAAGCGTGGGACGACGATGAC includes the following:
- a CDS encoding SIR2 family NAD-dependent protein deacylase; its protein translation is METLLLDSNTWLLVLTGAGVSAESGVPTFRGMNGLWEDQPVEQVASPEGFAKDPLRVWRFYSQRRAGAAGVSPNPGHDALVSWERHLGDRFLL